A genomic segment from Chrysemys picta bellii isolate R12L10 chromosome 11, ASM1138683v2, whole genome shotgun sequence encodes:
- the RETREG2 gene encoding reticulophagy regulator 2 isoform X2, which yields MVGHYVPGIMISSIILLSILLWPLVVYHELIQRMYTRLEPVLMKLDYSMKAETLHLKHEKRKRQGKSEPMAGDEPMAETESESEAELSGYSPVVDVKKTALALAITDSELSDEEASILESGGFSVSRATTPQLTDVSEDLDQQSLHSEPEESFAKDLAEFPSVEEYHSRDLGPQSDDDAFGVPLGPELAQATHELDSVEKEAVDSHLSVLHLASPLHFVNTHFNGNGQVAPGGAEPQTAAAPGLGIRIDVLSEEIVTTAITTVVQNTLSALLLSSEASEGPSLSEFLPTEPEERLNFQAQLSETEVVGTETAAPLEEEGEVDDFELLDQRELEQMDVEMGLGGEQEVQESPVPPVPASSQLPKPEDAEEAGAAASLS from the exons ATGGTCGGACACTATGTTCCGGGCATAATGATCTCCTCCATCATCT TGCTCAGCATTCTGCTGTGGCCGTTGGTGGTTTACCATGAGCTGATCCAGCGGATGTACACGCGGCTGGAACCTGTCCTGATGAAACTGGACTACAGTATGAAAGCAGAGACCCTGCACCTGAAGCACGAGAAGAGAA AGCGCCAAGGAAAGAGTGAACCCATGGCTGGCGATGAGCCAATGGCGGAGACCGAGAGTGAGAGCGAGGCGGAGCTGTCTGGCTACTCCCCGGTG GTGGATGTGAAGAAGACAGCACTAGCGCTGGCGATTACCGACTCTGAGCTCTCTGATGAGGAGGCTTCCATCCTGGAGAGCGGGGGCTTCTCTGTCTCCAGGGCCACCACCCCGCAGCTGACTGATGTGTCTGAAG ACCTGGATCAGCAGAGCCTGCACAGTGAGCCGGAGGAGTCCTTCGCCAAGGACCTGGCAGAGTTCCCCTCCGTAGAAGAGTATCATTCCAGAGACCTGGGGCCACAAAGCGACGACGATGCCTTCGGGGTGCCACTGGGCCCTGAGCTTGCCCAGGCTACCCACGAGCTGGACTCTGTGGAGAAGGAGGCTGTGGACTCTCACCTCTCCGTTCTCCATCTAGCTTCTCCTCTCCATTTTGTAAATACGCACTTCAATGGGAACGGGCAAGTGGCGCCGGGCGGCGCAGAGCCGCAGACGGCTGCTGCCCCCGGCCTGGGCATCCGCATCGATGTGCTAAGCGAGGAGATTGTCACCACTGCCATCACCACGGTGGTGCAGAACACCCTCTCGgccctgctgctctcctctgAAGCTAGTGAGGGGCCCTCCCTCTCCGAGTTCCTCCCCACTGAGCCCGAAGAGAGACTGAACTTCCAGGCGCAGCTGTCGGAGACCGAGGTGGTGGGGACGGAGACTGCAGCTcccctggaggaggagggggaagtggatgACTTTGAGCTACTGGATCAGAGGGAGCTGGAGCAAATGGATGTAGAGATGGGGCTTGGAGGAGAGCAGGAAGTGCAGGAATCGCCCGTCCCTCCAGTTCCAGCTTCCTCCCAGCTGCCAAAGCCAGAGGATGCAGAggaggcgggggcagcggcgTCTTTGTCTTAG
- the RETREG2 gene encoding reticulophagy regulator 2 isoform X1: MASGGRAEEAAGPEADEEAMERLAAALRQRLRGWEAALAAAQRLLVWERPLHSLVTAGGLGGALWLFSSTSLRPLFLLSISLLGILLLERWKPRFLFDFSAQPSEEPGGDSESVTAGAQPHLLSVPELCYCLAESWVTFRLYLLELLQYKRQNPAKFCARVCSGCLILAMVGHYVPGIMISSIILLSILLWPLVVYHELIQRMYTRLEPVLMKLDYSMKAETLHLKHEKRKRQGKSEPMAGDEPMAETESESEAELSGYSPVVDVKKTALALAITDSELSDEEASILESGGFSVSRATTPQLTDVSEDLDQQSLHSEPEESFAKDLAEFPSVEEYHSRDLGPQSDDDAFGVPLGPELAQATHELDSVEKEAVDSHLSVLHLASPLHFVNTHFNGNGQVAPGGAEPQTAAAPGLGIRIDVLSEEIVTTAITTVVQNTLSALLLSSEASEGPSLSEFLPTEPEERLNFQAQLSETEVVGTETAAPLEEEGEVDDFELLDQRELEQMDVEMGLGGEQEVQESPVPPVPASSQLPKPEDAEEAGAAASLS; this comes from the exons ggcggcggGGCCCGAGGCGGACGAGGAGGCCATGGAGCGGCTGGCGGCGGCGCTGAGGCAGCGGCTGCGGGGCTGGGAGGCGGCGCTGGCGGCGGCGCAGCGGCTCCTGGTCTGGGAGAGGCCGCTGCACAGCCTGGTCACGGCCGGCGGGCTCGGGGGGGCCCTGTG GTTGTTTTCCTCCACTTCTCTGCGGCCTCTCTTTCTCCTCAGCATCTCTCTGCTTGGAATTCTCTTGCTGGAGAGGTGGAAGCCCAGGTTCCTGTTTGACTTCTCTG CGCAGCCCTCGGAGGAGCCGGGAGGGGACAG TGAGAGCGTGACAGCCGGAGCACAGCCCCATCTCCTCAGCGTCCCCGAGCTGTGCTACTGCCTGGCGGAGAGCTGGGTCACCTTCCGGTTGTACCTGCTGGAGCTGCTACAGTACAAGAGGCAAAACCCTGCCAAG TTCTGTGCGAGGGTCTGTTCGGGGTGCCTGATCCTGGCTATGGTCGGACACTATGTTCCGGGCATAATGATCTCCTCCATCATCT TGCTCAGCATTCTGCTGTGGCCGTTGGTGGTTTACCATGAGCTGATCCAGCGGATGTACACGCGGCTGGAACCTGTCCTGATGAAACTGGACTACAGTATGAAAGCAGAGACCCTGCACCTGAAGCACGAGAAGAGAA AGCGCCAAGGAAAGAGTGAACCCATGGCTGGCGATGAGCCAATGGCGGAGACCGAGAGTGAGAGCGAGGCGGAGCTGTCTGGCTACTCCCCGGTG GTGGATGTGAAGAAGACAGCACTAGCGCTGGCGATTACCGACTCTGAGCTCTCTGATGAGGAGGCTTCCATCCTGGAGAGCGGGGGCTTCTCTGTCTCCAGGGCCACCACCCCGCAGCTGACTGATGTGTCTGAAG ACCTGGATCAGCAGAGCCTGCACAGTGAGCCGGAGGAGTCCTTCGCCAAGGACCTGGCAGAGTTCCCCTCCGTAGAAGAGTATCATTCCAGAGACCTGGGGCCACAAAGCGACGACGATGCCTTCGGGGTGCCACTGGGCCCTGAGCTTGCCCAGGCTACCCACGAGCTGGACTCTGTGGAGAAGGAGGCTGTGGACTCTCACCTCTCCGTTCTCCATCTAGCTTCTCCTCTCCATTTTGTAAATACGCACTTCAATGGGAACGGGCAAGTGGCGCCGGGCGGCGCAGAGCCGCAGACGGCTGCTGCCCCCGGCCTGGGCATCCGCATCGATGTGCTAAGCGAGGAGATTGTCACCACTGCCATCACCACGGTGGTGCAGAACACCCTCTCGgccctgctgctctcctctgAAGCTAGTGAGGGGCCCTCCCTCTCCGAGTTCCTCCCCACTGAGCCCGAAGAGAGACTGAACTTCCAGGCGCAGCTGTCGGAGACCGAGGTGGTGGGGACGGAGACTGCAGCTcccctggaggaggagggggaagtggatgACTTTGAGCTACTGGATCAGAGGGAGCTGGAGCAAATGGATGTAGAGATGGGGCTTGGAGGAGAGCAGGAAGTGCAGGAATCGCCCGTCCCTCCAGTTCCAGCTTCCTCCCAGCTGCCAAAGCCAGAGGATGCAGAggaggcgggggcagcggcgTCTTTGTCTTAG